CAAAACCCAGGTCACTGGCTTCAGTTTCATTTGAACATATGAAATACTATTAAACTATTCGCAACAAATGTGAAGTAGCATATGGCTTTTCTATGGTATTTTGGCCCCTCTCCCACTGTCTAGAGAACCATCATATCAAGAGAGATGCATTTTTATAGGCATATCATTTTCTACATTCCAAATTGGTTTGCTGCCATCAACTGCACATTCTCCCTGTGCCTATATTCTAGTCACATGAATGTGTCATACAAGCAGATTGTATGCATTGAATGAAATGAACGCTGGTTGAAATTCTCTAGAGAATGTTTCCTCCTCCACATGGTGGCAACAGATACAGTCCCTGTAACTGGTGAGTCCATTCAATGTTTAAAGAGCAGTAGTTAAACATTGCAGTTATTATTACAAAATTAAATATAATCATTGACAATGTAAAACATTAAAAGTTGTTGAAACATATTGGGACGTTCTGGTTTCTATTTAAGTGCACTTATTTGGCACAGAACACCATTCTTAACGAGGGATGCAACTATTAATTATTTTGATCcgtctgtcagtaacacctcttcTTCATGAAGTTCAGAGTTAGAAGATTGAGTGGAGGGtcatattcaccccccccccgttCCCTACTCCAAGGCACTGCTTAAACTGTAAACATGGCAGTTTGGCTAACTAAGATAAGAGGACTTTTTCACAGCTGCCAGAGCTACTCGTTGAGTGTGTGTAAAATGTGACATTTGCGATATCAGTCACAAATGGCACACAGATGATATTGAATGCACTAGCCTAGAGAAAAACTATTCTAAGAATTGATACTGAATTGTGATACAGGATGAATTGCTCAGATATGTGCATGCAAGCATGCTCACATAAGAGTAAAATATAGAAATTGTAACTGTACTAAAAGTGTCAATCAATTATGTTCTTTACTCCcttatatattttaatatatatttaatgttataatatttactaaatatatttataatatatataattcaTTTAGCATAAACTACATAACATACCCACAGCTTAAGCATTTCCCCTGATCTCTAAAAGAATCAAAACAGATTCATGTATGTCCAGAGGACAATTGGGAACTTTGGTAGGGAAAACAATAGCAAATACACTATATTCAACAACTTGTTGCCTTACAACTAGTTTAGTAAGATGATAAATGAAAGTGCCCAATGAGTTTGAGTCCTCTGGTTCAGTATTGCAGAGACAAATATGCCACAAAACTGGGCCTGCTAAAGAATCAGTCAGTGGATTTCAACACTGGCTCAAGAATCACACAGCTATTGCTTGGAACCACACTGATCGTTCAGTATTATCCACTGCAGCCCTATCCCTACAAACCAACATCTCCGAGTACAAACATAACAAGATCCATACCAATGAACATAATATACATCGATAACAGAGGTTACAGAGAGAGTAGATCTAGCAAGAGGGAACTATTTTTCACTGGATTACAGCCGCCAGCTGAGAGCCTGAACCCCAGCACTATCCCCCAGGTAAGGATCATGGACACCTGCTGCCATTATAATATTCTAACAAGCACATCACTCGCTCAcccaattcctttgtcctctatATTACTGTCACATCAAAAACCTTCATACTTCATCACCCCTCGACCCCCACATCGTAAGTCACCTCACTGCCTAACTCTGGTACATTTTACACATAACAAATTAATTCAACCTAAACTCCCCTTTCTGAACAAGAACTGCACTAGAACAGCATATATATTGCAATATAACGGCAATATAACAGTAGAGAGTAAAAGTAAGAATGCCAGTTAGGCTAATACCAAATACAGAAACAGTACAGATAATATCAATTGTTTGCAGCGATATTGTTTAAATTCTTGACAAGAGAAAAGTTTAATATCTTAAGTCTGTTCGATAGGCTCCTAAAATGGTAAATAGCTCCGTCCCCGATATGAAACACGGGGAGAATAAAGAAATAGAAAGCATGACACTAGAACACAGCATTTTACCAGGACCCGAATGTTACCATGTTCACATAATGGATAGTCGGTCTTCCTAGGTTTTTTAAAACCtcctttcaaattttttttttttttaaaaacatgaaATCGAGTTTTAATCAAATACCAATTTTTCTTTTTGAATGATGAATTTAACAATTAAATCATAGGGAATCTGAAGCTTAGCATTTTGAGTGTTGCAACAATACTTCAGGGTGTGCCAGCGCAGTGTATATATCAGGTCAGTGGCCCACCCTGAATGGAGGCGTTATATACACGTCATGTATATGACTTCAATCTACCCATGTTCTCTTCCATTTAAACATGTTAGATACTAGCTATTTACAATTCAATCTTGACTTATATTGGCTGAATCTTGCTTTctttaaaatgtatttcaccaGGAATTGAATGTTTTTAACATACCCCCAATAAGAAGGAACTAACCACGGTAGTTACAACTAAACACAGGCGCACCAAGTGACTGAGGTACAATAATACAGGACAAGTATATACAGTACAAAGTAGAGATATTACATTAGAAgcctgtagtgatgtatcataggTAGGTACCATTCCAGAGGGAGATCAATCAGATCAGGGGAGACAGAAGATGGCAGGTGAGATGGACTCTGTCGTGAAGATTTAGGCTGGAATGGATTTACAGTATGCTTGTGTGTTGGCgagcgcgcgcgtgtgtgtatatatgtgtatgagtGTTTTGTGTCTGGGACTATGTCGCTTCACCAGTTCATGATGCAGTTCCTGTTCAGGGTCATGAAGTAGACCTGGCTGCTGCCTCCGGAGCGCACCGAGGCAAAGAACACCTGAGACACACATTAACAAGACATTAGGCTTACTACTCATATTCAATGAGACCCCATGTGAACAGCTGTACATACCGGAGGCATAAACATAGATCACTTAAGTGATATTTTGAATACCAATGTGTGTGTGACCCACCTTGTCATTCCTCTCACAGAGAAACTTGAGCCTCTGGGCTCTCTTGTGCATGAAGACTCCGTCCAAATGGCCTGTCTCTACAGCACGGATCTCTATGGCCTTCTCTCCCCAGCCCATGATCTGGTTAGAGCAGATATGTGctgcacacaggagagagagagaactcagaACATGCCAATTTCAAGAGAAAgaagtgtgtgtgcgcctgtgacTGCGTGCAGGTACACATGCGCCATACCAACGGAGGTGGGCATCTCGCCCCACTGCAGCACCACATCTTTGATGATGCGTCCGTAGGTGTTGACGTAGACTCCCTCGTCCTCGTAGCACAGCAGCATCTCCATGCCGTCTGAGCTGGGCAGGAACACGATGGCATGGGGCATTATCTGGATCTGGATCTGGGGACACACACCGGGGCGAAGGACTAGAATCTTGTTTTACCTAACACAGTTGATGCACTGAttctaagtcgctctgaataagactGAAGTGATTAAAATATTAAATGCATGTAAATCTTGAAAGAAAGTGGTAGAATCTGTGAGGAGGTTTTCACATCGATACCTTTCGGGTCTGGGCGTCTAATCAATGAAACTTATGTTATTCATGTTTTATAGATATTTTAGGTGTGAATTAAGTCCAAAGCTTTATTTGATTTGGAAGAATTTGTCTGCGTGCGTCTTGTCCCATGAGGAACTCCTCCACTCACATGCACTGGGATGTAGATGTCATAGTTGTTCCCAGAGTCGACATCGATAGCGTGGAAGCCAGCACTGGAGCCGTAGATGACCTTCAacctctgtccttcctccactgtGAGGTCAACCAACTGGGGTCTGTGGGGCAGGTCACCAAAGGACTAGAGGAGAGTgacagaggcaaagagagaggagaacatgGGGTGTTTTGAATGTTGTTCTGGTCGACTGGCTGAGGGGAAATAGAACTCCTGGCATTTAGAACAATGAGGCAGGAAAGGTGAGACCTACCTTGAAGGCCATGAATTTGTGATAAGGCTTGGGAGCCCAGGCGTATACCTCCACCGCGTTCTTCATAGCTATCACCAGGAACTTGATCCTCTCATATTTCACTAGACACATACAAAGCGGGATTAGAGCCATTATGTGACGCTATAAATAAACAGTGCCAAAAAGGAAAAACCAAATGTGTAAATATACATTGTTAGAAAAACTGAATGCATTGATAATAGATACAAGGTTCAATAATGGGTCACATCACTGTTACTCCCGTCTCCTCCCTTCCTTTACTCACCCACTTTGTAGTGGacacatccctccatctcccctacgGTGGTCCAGCCCTGCTTCTTCTCCACCTCCGGGTCATTGTGGAGGATCTTGTTCCTCAGCCAGGCCAGGTAGTACACACGCACCTTGTTCTTCTTACctgggatggacacacacacacacacacacacacacacacacacacacacacacacagtggataagGGGCTTAGTAGCAACAGGTGGAGTTTGATGCACAGGTCCTTTTCCACAGGTTTATTAACTGAAGTGAAACGTTCAGAACGTCGCAGATAGAAATGCTAAAGTTAGAATCCTGTTAGCTCTATCTGAAGGTTTTGTGACGTTGCACTCTCCTAAACAGAACCCAGGTGAGTGCAGAGCAGTACTAATCAATCACCTGATATGGTGATGAGCAGGTTGAGTCCCTCCAGGACGTCCATCTGTTGGAACCTGCGGGAGTTGATGAGGGAGTAGACCTTCCCCTGACCACTACGGTCCAGCAGCTTCAGACCGTTCTCTGTCCCCACCAGCAGGTTCACACCTggggaccacacacacacgcttagatACAAATATCCCCCTTAATGCAATCAATCAGGACGTACAATGTGTGAGAAATGTGATACTCAAGCCGGGTGGAACAAAGCGTGTTACATGTGGTCATTGAAATACATATCATTCTATGTTTCATTTGAATTCTGTGGCTCATATGATTAGAGTGTGGGCTATAGCCAAGACCAGTGTGCCGTCTGTCTCACCCCAGAGAGCAGCACAGAGGATCTCAGAGTTGAACCTCTTCTTGTACTTGCGGATCTCGGGGGTGTCGCTGTGGGGGCGTGTGTTGGTGGGGTTCACGTTCACCATGGAGCCTTTCCTCACCTCCATCTTCAGCTGCTCAAACCTGGAGCCCAGGCCTGGACACAGCAGGAGTAGAgtttagagggaggagagaaacacaAGCCGTAGTTCTCTATGAATGCTAAAACTTCCTTAAGGGAATGATATTGAATCAAGCTACTGTGGGCAACTGCTGCCGTCCTGCATTGTGAGACATTTCCATGACTTAGATTTATCAACAGCAGTAAGTAAGAGATGCTGATGATTGTGAGCAGAGTACTGAAAATAGAGGGAGTAGAATAGGAAACTAGGTATGTGAAGGTATATAGGGGAACCTCATTTAACCCCTTATGATAATGACCAGTTCTATTGTCTGTACTTACTGCCCAGAGAGATGGCATCCACAGGGCCTGGTGGTTGGTACATGCCCAGGTCGACAAAGGTGGTGAAGGAGGACTTGCCACTTGATGCCTTGACTAGACCCCTGGACTGATACTGGGGGAAACAGGAAGGGAGTGAGAAATACCACTGGTAATGGGGTTTATGCCAGAGAAACATGTACATGGAGAGACAGATTGACAGTCAGAGACAGTCTGAGAGACAGTCTGAGACAgtctgagacagacagacggtcagacagagggtcagacagacaggggtcaGACAGGTGGTCAGACAGGTGGTCAGACAGGTGGTCAGACAGACTTACATCATAGACAGAGTCTTTcccaggagaggagtgggaggcggagtcagtgggggagtgggagggcTGCACCACATCAGGCAGGTTGGTGTATCCATTGTGGCTCCGCTTCTCTGGTGTCTGCCGGGCAACGGGGACAAACCACAGTCAAACTCCAAACACAACCGCTACATAAGAGTAAGCTGACCACCCACACACCCCCTCATGTCAGTCCTATAGGTGTGTGTTTAATGCAGATTAGTCCAGTAGGCTACTTCCTGAGAGACAGATGACTCACCTTCTGCACCAGCATGGTCTGATCCCCGTAGCCTCCAGCctgcccctcctcccctccctccccctcttcctcatgAACCACCATGGTGTTGACTGAGTCAGAGTCTGCATCCCGGGGActaaagaaagacaggagaggaaGTCAGGGAGGAAGACGGGAAGGAAACAGAGGAAGGTGACAGAGCAGTGTGCAGTGGAGGATATGGAGTGGACAGGAAAATAAAAAGACAAGGAATGGTCAGGCTGGCGGTAAAAGTGGACAATGGGCTTTCAATAACATTAAGTAGCGATGTCTCTAAAAAGCAGTTCCTGTTTATCTGTGTGCCTCTCCCACCCTGGTACTGACCGGTCTGTGGGGCTGTCctcctcctcattcccctctccaCTCTCACTCTCCTCACTGCTCTCACTGCCTTCTGAGGATGAAGAGTAGTCGTTGGCCTTCACCGGAGGTCTGGGCTGCTCCTCAGGGCGCTCCTTAGCATACAGCCCATGGTCCTGAACACAAACAGGCACACGCAGACGACACAGACACGCAACAGACATTAGGGAAGCATAGAGCTGGGCGTTTCCTCAATAGTTAACATACTTTGCCAGCATACCAGGACTATGGCAGGCTTGTGTAACTTAACACAGCAGCCTGACATAGTGGAAGCAAAAACATATCACAGCACACACAGAGATACTAACCTCTCCTATTGCTCTCTTGTAACTCTGTGCATTGGAAGAAGCAGTGGACAAACAGGGAAGTGAGTGCAGAGGAAAGGGTGTTATCAACAGGTACAGAAAATAGGATCATAAAAAGAGAGCAACTGTTAGTGCAGGTGTCAATATCCAGTTCTAGGGATTGGGGAGTGAGTACAGATATTACAATAGTGCAGAATAGTCAGTGAAGAGAGCAATATAGATTTCTACAAGTGATAAGCTTAAAATAAGATGAGTCTGAACAGCTGAGAAGAGATAAGGGTGTATAAAGTGTTGTCTGATTATCCATCACGCAGTGTTCAGAGTGGGGGGGGGTTACAGGTGAGGGGTACTTACAGCAGGGCGACTGGGGCGGGACGAGGTGCGAGACTCCCCTGGTTTGTGCCCCTTCATGCGCCCGTCATGGCCTAGTATGGAGGAGTCCATTTTGGAGGAGCCTGAAACCAACACACTAAATATCACATCATTGTTGGGGTTTGCTTTCATTTGGTAAGAGGGatcaagagatggagagagaagcagagtcAGCAACAGTGTGATTTACTCACTGAGTATACGGTGCCTCTCCAGAGAGCCAGTCTGGGGCAGATTGGATACAAGGTGCAtgccatctcctctctcccagcgGTCGTTGCGGCTGAGGTCTGGGTTGCTGTTAAGGAAGACACCAAATCAGTTATCTGGCCTCAGCAGTCAATATCATAACTGTGTCATGATCTACCATCATTCATGTGTCATGATTAGAATCAGAGTAATCTCCCCTGACAGACATTTAAAGGCAAATCTGGGAGACAGGGAGTAAAACAGTTTCTGATGGGTGTGTTGAAACACGGTGAGCTGATTATTTTGATGAATCACGATATCCCAGATGTGTTGCTTAGAGTGGGAACAGGGATTTTAGCCACAACTCTAATAAACACTGCTTACATGTGAAATATTAGTGGAAAACATCAGATACCTCCATGTTGTCAGCATGCAGCAAAACATATTAATAAACACAGGTGGACTTTctggagaaggaaggagggactGGGCTTTGGCAGAGGGAGGCACGGACTTTGTTGAGACAGATTGGAAAGTGTTTTCCTCCAGAACCTAAATCAAGTAGTGGGAAATTGTGCGTTCTTGACACCGAGATTAGACAGAGTAGCTCAAATGTGTCCGCCTGAGTTACCTGGCTCTGACTGGATGCCTGATGCCAGACGAGAGGTTGGTGTTGAGAGCTGTGGCAATGGAGGCTGTCCTCTGGGGAATCTGGGAAAGATACAGTGAAATACCACATTAACATATAGATCTATATGCCCTTTAGAGAGCTCCAGACTGCGACCATTTAGTCACATTTTGTGACCCCTCGACTTGGCTGTGCGAGTAAAAAAATTTATTCTACATGGTCGCTTCACTCAAAACGTctaaaaccatgatttggtcaaacagtaaagCACATTATCCTTATGATTCCTGTAATTAAAGTGTCTGCCTGCCCCTGTAAACTGGGGCCTGCTGCTGTGtcgaggggggaaaaaaaatgcCACGGGAGAATTCTTTCTGATTGTATAAGATTTCAAAATCCAATTGCGGGGAAAACACAGCTATCCGGTTGTCACGGTCAAAGAGGTGGTTCTCAGCTTTCTGTAGTATAATTTATATTTCTCAACTCTGAGCTCaatagcaactattttacaaccaagataattcaaatcaaattttattagtcacatgcgccgaatacagtaggtgtagaccttacagtgaaatgcttacttacgagcccctaaccaacagtgcaggtTAAAAAAAGTATGAATAAGaacaagagataaaagtaacaagtaattaatgagcagcagtaaaaaatttgaaaatatacatgtaggtagagttaattaaagtgtctatgcatagatcacaacagagagtggcagtggtgtggagaggggggggcaatgcaaatagtctgggtagccatttgactagatgttcaggagtcttatggcttgaggttagaagctgtttagaagcctcttggatctagacttggtgctctggtacagcttgccgtgcggtagcagagataacagtctatgacttgggtgactggtgtctgacaatttttagggccttcctcggacaccgcctggtatagaggtcctggatggcaggaagcttggccccagtgatgtactgggccgtttgcactaccctctgtagtggctTGCGGTCGGAgattgagcagttgccataccaggcagtgatgcaaccagtcacgatgctctcgatggtgcagctgcagaaccttttgaggatctgaggacccatgccaaatcttttcagtctcctaagggggaataggttttatcatgcccgcttcacgactgtcatggtgtgcttggaccatgttagtttgttggtgatgtggacaccaaggaacttgaagctctcaacctgctccactgcaggcccgtcgatgagaatggggtcgtgctcagtcctctttttcctgtagtccaccatcatctcctttgtcttgatcacgttgatgtcctggcaccacacaaccaggtctctgacctcctccctacaggctgtctcgttgttgtcggtgatcaggcctaccactgttgtgtcattagcaaatttaatgatggtgttggagtcgtgcctggccgtgcagtcatgagtgaacagggagtacaggagggggctgagcacgcacctctgaggggcccctgtgttgaggatcagcgtggcggatgtgttgttacctacccttaccacctccttagcttagtaatgagctttgacggcactatggtgttgaacgctgagctgtagtcaatgaatagcattctcacataggtgttccttttgcctctgtggatctgttggggcggtatgttaattggagtgggtctagggtttctgggatgatggtgttgatgtgagccatgaccagcctttcaaagcacttcatggctacagacgtgagtgctacgggtcagtagtcatttaggcaggttaccttagtgttcttgggcacaggcactatggtggtctgcttaaaacatgttggtattagacttggacaaggagaggttgaaaatgtcagtttagACACTTGCTAGTAGGTCggtgcatgctcgcagtacacgtcctggtaatccgtctggccctgcggccttgtgaatgttgacctgtttaaaggtcttacattggctgcggagagcgtgatcacacagtcatccggtacagctggtgctctcatgcatgttttagtgttatttgcctcgaagcgagcatagaattaGTTtaactcatctggtaggctcgtgtcactgggcagctctaggctgtgcttccctttgtagtctgtaatgggttgcaggccctgccacatccgacaaacgtcagagccggtgtagtacgactcgatcttagtcctgtattgacgctttgcctgtttgatatgGTTTTGAGATACGGAGCGCACGAGATGCGCATAGGCCACTGCGATTGCACAGGCCTTATGTTTATTGGGACATTAACGTTAGATTATTACGTGGctactagcagtgggtattatatttCGAGTTAACGATCTAGctaatgtgttttgagtttccacttACTCAGGCAGTGAACTAGTCCCAAATAAATTAAAATACAGATAATTCTGTAGCCCTGTTTTAACAGTAAAATATAACAATAGCTTAATTGTCAACCCAAAATgcatgacaatcactggattaggttgcacATTAAAATATTTTGAATCACAACATGAAAAGATGACGAAACAAAGTAGTTCTTGAATACTGTCTCAGTAGTCTATTACACTTAAATAACGCACTGAGAGTGACTTTATAAGATGatcaaaagatatatatatattattacgtAACGCTGTGAAAAAAATTGGTGTGACCAAATCCtgggctggtgccaccaactgAAAAATGTAGTGGCACAAGCGCCACCAGGGAAAACGTTAGTCTGGAGCGCTGTCTTTAGTCAACATCTAAAGACTAAAACCCAGCAGGTGGTCTCTGACCTTGGGCGGCTGCTCCATCTCTGGCAGGCGGATCCAGGGGCCGCGGTCCTCCCTTGTGCGAGGCTGTGGGGCGGGGCTCTCGGAGGTGGGGTCGGAGTTCTGTCGGACCAGCTCCCTGGAGTGGACGGGGCGGGGGGTGGGGGTAGGGGATGGGTCCTGGGTGGGGAAGGCGGACATGGTCTTAGTGGGCTGGTCACACAGGGACTGGGAGCGGGGGACAGGGGCAGCGTAGGGCTTCAGCGGAACCAAGTGGGCCATCTGGAACTGCAGGGGGGCAGTggtgaggaaggagggaggggagtgtGAAGGTGGAGGAGCGGGCAGGATAGGGCAGTGAGAGCAGGCAGGGTAGAGTGGGACAGGATGGAGGATTGTGCATGTTTTAAGATGGGGAATAGAGGGATTTTTGCCATTTTATGAAATGGCAATAAAACAATATGAAAGCAATAAGAAGGGAAGAGGATGGGtccaggaggagaagggagaaaaGGAAGGTAAATAAGATTGGAAATAAATAAAGTTCAAAGAAGCATTATTAGACAGGAGGTAATGCAGCTCAAGAAAGAAAGACATCGCAGTCTCCACTGTGCTAAACCAGTATTTGACCAAAATGTCTGCAATGTTGTAACAAGGGAAAACATACAAATAAAGTACACACTGACTAATACATTCCCAGATGAACACCAACACACCTTGCCCTGTCCCCCCTGAGGTTCAACCGGCCGCTGCATAGGCGGGGTCTGAGTAGCCTGGCCCCCTCCGGATTGGCTGATGGAGTCGGAGCGTGATTGGATGGCAGTGTCAGAGACAGTGGTGCAGATTTTGGGTGAGCCCTGCCTGTTGAGCTTACTGCGCTCCTCCACctgagacaaagggagagaaggaaagggaggcAAAGACGGGGGACAGgagatggtgagagggagggagagagcatatCACACAGAGATGTTGATTCAGACTAACTTTCAGGAAAAAAGATGACACCTAAGGTGATACTACATAACTGCTTGTATATGCTAGCTTGTTTACAGGGAAATAGCTAAATGTATTCCACTGGTATTACTCTATATTACTCTAGGTTATAAAACACTATGTAATGAAAGGTGTGGTCCCTAGGGTTATCTAAGGTGAAGTAAGAGCATGTTCCactgttcctgtctgtgtggtTATTGTACCTCTCGGGCCCAGGCGGGCTTGTTGTTTGGCTCCAGGTTCTTGCTGTAGTGGTATAGGGGCTGGGGCTTCTTgtcctgttgctgctgctgcagggACACCAGGTAGGCATGCTCCTGCTGCAGCTGCCTCTGCAGACGCTCAGACTGCCTCTGCTCCTCCAGCTGCTTACGTTT
The DNA window shown above is from Salmo salar chromosome ssa13, Ssal_v3.1, whole genome shotgun sequence and carries:
- the LOC106567878 gene encoding misshapen-like kinase 1 isoform X4 yields the protein MSENATTRSLDEIDLAALRDPAGIFELVEVVGNGTYGQVYKGRHVKTGQLAAIKVMDVTEEEEEEIKAEINMLKKYSHHRNIATYYGAFVKKSPPGHDDQLWLVMEFCGAGSVTDLVKNTKGNSLKEDWIAYICREILRGLSHLHQHKVIHRDIKGQNVLLTENAEVKLVDFGVSAQLDRTVGRRNTFIGTPYWMAPEVIACDENPDSTYDYRSDIWSLGITAIETAEGAPPLCDMHPMRALFLIPRNPPPKLKSKKWSKKFIDFIEGCLVKTYTSRPTTEQLLKHSFIRDQPTERQVRIQLKDHIDRTRKKRGEKEETEYEYSGSDEEDENRGEDRESSTSILNVPGESTLRRDFLRLQQENKERSEALKRQQAQLAAQRRDPEEHKRQLLHDRQKRIEEQKEQRRRLEEQQRKEREMVRQQEKGPHRRLDDIRREEDRRLAEREQEFIRNKLEEEQRQLEILQQQLLQEQALLMEYKRKQLEEQRQSERLQRQLQQEHAYLVSLQQQQQDKKPQPLYHYSKNLEPNNKPAWAREVEERSKLNRQGSPKICTTVSDTAIQSRSDSISQSGGGQATQTPPMQRPVEPQGGQGKDPSPTPTPRPVHSRELVRQNSDPTSESPAPQPRTREDRGPWIRLPEMEQPPKIPQRTASIATALNTNLSSGIRHPVRASNPDLSRNDRWERGDGMHLVSNLPQTGSLERHRILSSSKMDSSILGHDGRMKGHKPGESRTSSRPSRPASYKRAIGEDHGLYAKERPEEQPRPPVKANDYSSSSEGSESSEESESGEGNEEEDSPTDRPRDADSDSVNTMVVHEEEGEGGEEGQAGGYGDQTMLVQKTPEKRSHNGYTNLPDVVQPSHSPTDSASHSSPGKDSVYDYQSRGLVKASSGKSSFTTFVDLGMYQPPGPVDAISLGSLGSRFEQLKMEVRKGSMVNVNPTNTRPHSDTPEIRKYKKRFNSEILCAALWGVNLLVGTENGLKLLDRSGQGKVYSLINSRRFQQMDVLEGLNLLITISGKKNKVRVYYLAWLRNKILHNDPEVEKKQGWTTVGEMEGCVHYKVVKYERIKFLVIAMKNAVEVYAWAPKPYHKFMAFKSFGDLPHRPQLVDLTVEEGQRLKVIYGSSAGFHAIDVDSGNNYDIYIPVHIQIQIMPHAIVFLPSSDGMEMLLCYEDEGVYVNTYGRIIKDVVLQWGEMPTSVAHICSNQIMGWGEKAIEIRAVETGHLDGVFMHKRAQRLKFLCERNDKVFFASVRSGGSSQVYFMTLNRNCIMNW
- the LOC106567878 gene encoding misshapen-like kinase 1 isoform X2, with the translated sequence MSENATTRSLDEIDLAALRDPAGIFELVEVVGNGTYGQVYKGRHVKTGQLAAIKVMDVTEEEEEEIKAEINMLKKYSHHRNIATYYGAFVKKSPPGHDDQLWLVMEFCGAGSVTDLVKNTKGNSLKEDWIAYICREILRGLSHLHQHKVIHRDIKGQNVLLTENAEVKLVDFGVSAQLDRTVGRRNTFIGTPYWMAPEVIACDENPDSTYDYRSDIWSLGITAIETAEGAPPLCDMHPMRALFLIPRNPPPKLKSKKWSKKFIDFIEGCLVKTYTSRPTTEQLLKHSFIRDQPTERQVRIQLKDHIDRTRKKRGEKEETEYEYSGSDEEDENRGEDRESSTSILNVPGESTLRRDFLRLQQENKERSEALKRQQAQLAAQRRDPEEHKRQLLHDRQKRIEEQKEQRRRLEEQQRKEREMVRQQEKGPHRRLDDIRREEDRRLAEREQEFIRNKLEEEQRQLEILQQQLLQEQALLMEYKRKQLEEQRQSERLQRQLQQEHAYLVSLQQQQQDKKPQPLYHYSKNLEPNNKPAWAREVEERSKLNRQGSPKICTTVSDTAIQSRSDSISQSGGGQATQTPPMQRPVEPQGGQGKFQMAHLVPLKPYAAPVPRSQSLCDQPTKTMSAFPTQDPSPTPTPRPVHSRELVRQNSDPTSESPAPQPRTREDRGPWIRLPEMEQPPKIPQRTASIATALNTNLSSGIRHPVRASNPDLSRNDRWERGDGMHLVSNLPQTGSLERHRILSSSKMDSSILGHDGRMKGHKPGESRTSSRPSRPADHGLYAKERPEEQPRPPVKANDYSSSSEGSESSEESESGEGNEEEDSPTDRPRDADSDSVNTMVVHEEEGEGGEEGQAGGYGDQTMLVQKTPEKRSHNGYTNLPDVVQPSHSPTDSASHSSPGKDSVYDYQSRGLVKASSGKSSFTTFVDLGMYQPPGPVDAISLGSLGSRFEQLKMEVRKGSMVNVNPTNTRPHSDTPEIRKYKKRFNSEILCAALWGVNLLVGTENGLKLLDRSGQGKVYSLINSRRFQQMDVLEGLNLLITISGKKNKVRVYYLAWLRNKILHNDPEVEKKQGWTTVGEMEGCVHYKVVKYERIKFLVIAMKNAVEVYAWAPKPYHKFMAFKSFGDLPHRPQLVDLTVEEGQRLKVIYGSSAGFHAIDVDSGNNYDIYIPVHIQIQIMPHAIVFLPSSDGMEMLLCYEDEGVYVNTYGRIIKDVVLQWGEMPTSVAHICSNQIMGWGEKAIEIRAVETGHLDGVFMHKRAQRLKFLCERNDKVFFASVRSGGSSQVYFMTLNRNCIMNW